From a region of the Corallococcus coralloides DSM 2259 genome:
- the ureA gene encoding urease subunit gamma, protein MHLSPRDVDKLLLHQAGVVAQKRLARGLRLNYPEAVALIATQLLEYIRDGRSVAELMDLGRRFLGRAQVMDGVPEMLAEVQVEGTFPDGTKLVTVHHPVVAEHGDLSLALYGSFLPVPPLERFTVPAASPEGPPGAVRAAEGALELNAGRKAITLRVTHRGDRPIQVGSHYAFAETNRALVFDRGRAYGHRLDIPAGTAVRFEPGEVKTVSLVPIAGEQVVRGGNALGSGKVSDEGRERLLEAVRAQGFGHEEEKEEEDRS, encoded by the coding sequence ATGCATCTGTCCCCCCGTGACGTGGACAAGCTGCTCCTGCACCAGGCGGGCGTCGTCGCCCAGAAGCGGCTGGCGCGAGGCCTGCGCCTCAACTACCCGGAGGCGGTGGCGCTCATCGCCACCCAGTTGCTGGAGTACATCCGTGACGGCCGCAGCGTGGCGGAGCTGATGGACCTGGGGCGCCGGTTCCTGGGGCGCGCGCAGGTGATGGACGGCGTGCCGGAGATGCTCGCGGAGGTGCAGGTGGAGGGCACCTTCCCGGACGGCACCAAGCTCGTCACCGTGCACCACCCGGTGGTGGCGGAGCACGGGGACCTGTCGCTGGCGCTCTACGGCAGCTTCCTGCCGGTGCCGCCGCTGGAGCGCTTCACCGTGCCCGCAGCGTCGCCGGAAGGTCCGCCCGGTGCCGTGCGCGCGGCGGAAGGCGCGCTGGAGCTCAACGCGGGCCGCAAGGCCATCACCCTGCGCGTCACGCACCGGGGCGACCGGCCCATCCAGGTGGGCAGTCACTACGCGTTCGCGGAGACGAACCGCGCGCTGGTGTTCGACCGCGGCCGCGCCTACGGCCACCGGCTGGACATCCCCGCGGGCACGGCGGTGCGCTTCGAGCCCGGCGAGGTGAAGACGGTGTCGCTGGTCCCCATCGCGGGCGAGCAGGTGGTGCGCGGCGGCAACGCGCTGGGCAGCGGCAAGGTGTCCGACGAAGGCCGTGAGCGCCTGCTGGAAGCCGTGCGCGCGCAAGGCTTCGGTCACGAGGAAGAGAAGGAAGAGGAGGACCGCTCATGA
- a CDS encoding urease accessory protein UreD, protein MTFALPGPERAGVARLAFERSGPRTVVRTALAHSPLRLLTPRNHGHAAWAYTSSFGGGLVDGDHLRLEVDVADGASALLATQGANRVYRSPNGCRSDLVARVGRDALLAWVPDPTVCFTDARYSQSLDVTLSQGASLVLVDVVTAGRSARGERWAFLHYASRLRVARGGRALVDERWVLDPAHGALPERLGRFDALASVLLVGPALKDARDALAARVAGLPVKPRAREVVSASPLGEDGLLLRVAAVSLETLLATTRDWLSFLPGLLGDDPWARRV, encoded by the coding sequence GTGACTTTCGCTCTCCCCGGCCCGGAGCGCGCGGGCGTCGCGCGGCTCGCCTTCGAGCGCTCGGGGCCCCGCACCGTGGTGCGCACCGCGCTGGCGCACAGCCCCTTGCGGCTGCTCACGCCGCGCAACCACGGCCATGCGGCGTGGGCCTATACCAGCTCCTTCGGTGGCGGACTGGTGGACGGGGACCACCTGCGGCTGGAGGTGGACGTGGCGGACGGCGCTTCTGCCCTGCTCGCCACGCAGGGGGCGAACCGGGTCTACCGTTCACCCAACGGTTGCCGCAGCGACCTTGTCGCGCGCGTGGGCCGGGACGCGCTGCTGGCGTGGGTGCCGGACCCCACCGTCTGCTTCACCGACGCCCGCTATTCACAGTCATTGGACGTGACGCTGTCGCAGGGCGCGTCGCTGGTGCTCGTGGACGTGGTGACGGCGGGCCGCAGCGCCCGGGGTGAGCGCTGGGCCTTCCTGCACTACGCGTCGCGCCTGCGCGTCGCACGGGGAGGGCGCGCGTTGGTGGACGAGCGCTGGGTGCTGGACCCCGCGCACGGCGCGCTGCCGGAGCGCCTGGGCCGCTTCGACGCGCTGGCGTCCGTGCTGCTGGTGGGGCCCGCGTTGAAGGACGCGCGGGATGCGCTGGCCGCGCGTGTGGCGGGCCTGCCGGTGAAGCCGCGTGCCCGGGAGGTGGTCTCCGCCAGCCCCCTGGGCGAGGACGGACTGCTGCTGCGCGTGGCGGCCGTGTCGCTGGAGACGCTGCTGGCCACCACGCGTGACTGGCTGTCCTTCCTGCCGGGCCTGCTGGGAGATGATCCGTGGGCCCGGCGGGTGTGA